A single genomic interval of Flavihumibacter rivuli harbors:
- a CDS encoding family 20 glycosylhydrolase, which produces MNRKRLLPLLGFLLTATVMAQRPKSPAFPQLEAEWAFVENNFQGKADCRADLVLTNKSKSTLGAAGWEIYFTSPRALRVIGDDAPVAISHVNGDVFKITPNSRFKGLAQGASLTIPHTADGKVLNNSSGPDGFFILSTTDRTKKQSIKLSFKPFGPEAIGGVTNEVVYQRNMGITELPDNQLVPVFPSPRSYSAGQGVFAADASTVIHTDPAFANEADQLAEAIGKFTGRKLQVISGIGQAANAIRLTKQPMPAEAYQLSISPNGILVKAGDAAGAFYAVQTLRSLVPSPAAAKIAAQFSFPAMEVSDQPRFGYRSFMLDVSRNFQTPTKLLKVIDLMAFLKLNVLHLHFIDDEAWRLEIPGLPELTNIGSQRGILKDSNASLLPSYASGPDAGKLPGSGYYTRAEFINILKYARDRHVQIIPEFESPGHSRAAIKSMEERYKRLIAEDEMEAAEEFLLNDLDDKSVYSSAQAWNDNVMCPALPSTYRFIGKVVDEIVKMYKEAGAPLTTIHMGGDEVPAGVWEGSPICQKMVGKLPGVKEIDDYWYYFYGKVDSILKGHGLFTSGWEEMAMRKTKLDGNKFFIPNPGFANNGMQVHVWNNMVGWGAEDLPYKLANAGYKVVLSPVSNNYLDMAYMKHPDEPGYYWGGFVDIDKPFRFNPFDYYKTTREDAAGSPFDPVNLKGKERLTEYGQSNIVGVQGLLWAENLRTPDRLEYLMLPKLIGIAERAWAPTPAWALEADKVKMEEQYSSSWNQFVNVVGKKVLPALDHLNGGYGYRIPTAGLKVEGGAIHANVQFPGMPIRYTKDGSEPSANSPAYTKPITEKGNYRFRVFNALGRGGRTVAAELQ; this is translated from the coding sequence ATGAACAGGAAAAGATTGCTTCCCCTTCTGGGCTTCTTGCTAACGGCAACGGTCATGGCCCAGCGACCCAAAAGTCCTGCATTCCCCCAGTTGGAGGCGGAATGGGCATTTGTAGAGAACAACTTCCAGGGCAAGGCCGATTGCAGGGCCGATCTCGTTTTGACCAATAAGTCGAAGTCCACCCTCGGTGCTGCCGGATGGGAGATCTATTTTACCAGTCCGCGTGCCTTGAGGGTTATTGGCGATGATGCACCTGTTGCCATATCGCATGTGAATGGCGATGTGTTCAAGATCACCCCAAACAGCAGGTTCAAGGGTTTGGCACAGGGAGCTTCCCTGACCATTCCCCATACGGCCGATGGGAAGGTATTGAACAATTCTTCCGGCCCCGATGGCTTTTTTATCCTCTCCACAACAGACCGCACCAAAAAGCAGTCCATCAAATTGAGCTTTAAACCATTTGGTCCAGAAGCAATTGGTGGGGTGACCAATGAAGTGGTCTACCAGCGTAATATGGGCATCACCGAGTTACCCGATAACCAACTGGTGCCTGTATTCCCCAGCCCAAGGAGTTATTCTGCAGGACAAGGCGTATTTGCTGCCGATGCTTCAACCGTCATTCATACTGACCCTGCTTTTGCCAATGAGGCCGACCAGCTGGCTGAGGCAATTGGTAAGTTTACTGGCAGGAAACTACAGGTAATTAGTGGGATTGGCCAGGCTGCCAATGCCATCCGGTTGACCAAACAACCGATGCCTGCTGAAGCTTACCAGCTGTCGATCAGCCCCAATGGTATCCTGGTGAAAGCCGGTGATGCAGCAGGCGCCTTTTATGCGGTACAAACGCTGAGAAGCCTGGTCCCTTCACCGGCTGCGGCAAAGATCGCGGCCCAGTTTTCCTTTCCTGCCATGGAGGTGAGCGACCAGCCCAGGTTTGGCTACAGGAGTTTTATGCTGGATGTTTCCCGTAATTTCCAGACACCCACCAAGCTCCTGAAGGTGATCGACCTCATGGCTTTCCTGAAATTGAATGTGTTGCACCTGCACTTCATTGATGACGAAGCCTGGCGCCTGGAGATCCCCGGCCTGCCTGAGCTGACAAATATTGGCTCACAGCGTGGTATCCTCAAGGATAGTAACGCTTCTTTATTGCCTTCCTACGCTTCTGGTCCGGATGCCGGAAAACTACCCGGCAGCGGTTACTATACGCGTGCTGAATTCATCAATATCCTCAAGTATGCCCGTGACCGTCATGTGCAGATCATACCGGAATTTGAGTCTCCCGGTCATAGCCGTGCTGCCATCAAGTCCATGGAAGAAAGGTACAAGCGATTGATCGCCGAGGATGAGATGGAAGCCGCTGAAGAGTTTCTCCTGAATGACCTGGATGATAAGTCAGTGTACAGTTCCGCCCAGGCATGGAATGACAATGTCATGTGTCCTGCCCTGCCTTCCACTTACCGGTTTATCGGTAAGGTGGTGGACGAGATCGTTAAGATGTATAAGGAGGCCGGGGCACCGCTTACAACCATCCATATGGGTGGCGATGAAGTGCCAGCCGGTGTTTGGGAAGGCTCTCCCATTTGCCAGAAGATGGTGGGGAAACTCCCGGGTGTAAAGGAGATCGATGACTATTGGTATTATTTCTACGGAAAAGTGGACAGCATCCTTAAGGGTCATGGTTTGTTCACTTCCGGTTGGGAAGAAATGGCCATGCGCAAGACCAAACTTGACGGCAACAAATTCTTCATCCCCAATCCCGGCTTTGCCAATAATGGCATGCAGGTGCATGTATGGAACAATATGGTGGGTTGGGGTGCAGAGGACCTTCCTTACAAATTGGCTAACGCCGGCTATAAAGTGGTATTGTCGCCGGTTAGCAACAACTATCTCGATATGGCCTACATGAAGCATCCTGATGAGCCAGGGTATTATTGGGGAGGATTCGTGGATATTGACAAGCCCTTCCGCTTCAATCCCTTTGATTACTATAAGACCACCAGGGAAGATGCGGCGGGCAGCCCATTTGATCCGGTTAACCTGAAGGGTAAGGAAAGGCTGACGGAATATGGCCAATCCAATATCGTGGGTGTGCAAGGCTTGCTCTGGGCAGAGAACCTGCGTACGCCGGATCGCCTGGAATACCTCATGCTGCCCAAATTGATCGGTATCGCTGAAAGGGCATGGGCGCCAACCCCGGCATGGGCACTGGAGGCCGATAAGGTGAAAATGGAAGAGCAGTACAGCAGCAGTTGGAACCAGTTCGTGAATGTGGTGGGCAAGAAAGTGCTGCCAGCCCTGGATCACCTGAACGGCGGCTATGGTTACCGCATCCCTACAGCCGGACTGAAGGTTGAAGGCGGTGCTATCCATGCCAATGTGCAATTCCCGGGAATGCCAATCCGGTATACAAAGGATGGTTCAGAACCTTCTGCTAACAGTCCCGCCTATACGAAGCCGATCACTGAAAAAGGTAATTATCGCTTCAGGGTCTTTAATGCGCTAGGAAGGGGAGGAAGAACGGTGGCTGCTGAACTGCAATAA
- a CDS encoding phosphotransferase enzyme family protein: MVQSILPEFNLETESLELIPYGSGLINTTWKINHGREEYILQRINHLVFKKPFEIAENIRKIADYLEQHSPGYLFVTPIRTRNKQELAFSATDGYFRLFHFVKGSHTTDVVGDASEAYHAARQFGRFTALLAGFDASQLHETIPDFHNLALRFRQFRESITNGNQERVTAARQAIDQIMAYSNLVDQYEKILHDPAFRTRVIHHDTKISNVLLDKDNKGLCVIDLDTVMPGYFISDVGDMMRTYLSPATEEETDLSKNEVRDEIFRAIVKGYLEEMGELLTAQEREAILYAGKFMIYMQALRFLTDHFNNDSYYGTRYPGHNYNRALNQLDLLDKLCAREPQLKQILEDIQ; this comes from the coding sequence ATGGTACAATCGATACTACCGGAATTTAACCTGGAGACCGAAAGTCTGGAATTAATACCCTATGGCTCTGGACTGATCAATACAACATGGAAGATCAACCATGGAAGGGAAGAATATATCCTTCAACGCATCAATCACCTGGTCTTCAAAAAGCCATTCGAGATCGCTGAGAATATCCGCAAGATCGCCGACTATCTCGAACAGCATAGTCCCGGTTACCTTTTTGTAACCCCTATCCGCACCAGGAACAAGCAGGAACTGGCTTTCTCGGCAACCGATGGCTATTTCAGGCTATTCCATTTTGTAAAAGGGTCCCACACCACAGATGTGGTGGGCGATGCCAGTGAGGCCTACCATGCCGCCCGGCAATTCGGCCGGTTTACTGCATTGTTGGCAGGGTTTGATGCCAGCCAGTTGCACGAAACCATCCCTGACTTCCACAACCTTGCACTGCGATTCCGTCAGTTCAGGGAATCCATCACAAATGGCAACCAGGAAAGGGTTACAGCAGCCCGGCAAGCTATCGACCAAATAATGGCCTATTCCAACCTGGTAGACCAATATGAAAAGATCCTGCATGACCCTGCATTCCGGACCAGGGTCATCCATCATGATACTAAGATCAGCAATGTATTGCTGGACAAGGACAACAAGGGACTTTGTGTGATAGACCTGGACACGGTGATGCCGGGATATTTCATCAGTGATGTAGGCGACATGATGCGCACCTACCTGTCACCCGCAACCGAAGAAGAGACCGACCTCAGCAAGAATGAAGTGAGGGATGAAATATTCAGGGCCATCGTTAAGGGCTACCTGGAAGAAATGGGTGAACTATTGACAGCGCAGGAAAGGGAAGCGATCCTCTATGCCGGGAAGTTCATGATCTATATGCAGGCATTGCGATTCCTAACCGATCATTTCAATAACGACAGTTATTACGGCACCAGGTATCCCGGCCACAATTACAACCGGGCATTGAACCAGTTGGACCTGCTGGATAAACTATGTGCCAGGGAGCCCCAACTGAAGCAGATCCTGGAAGACATACAGTGA
- a CDS encoding tetratricopeptide repeat protein, protein MKPFLFLPLVIMLSLTAFFFSPANHRPEGSPQTLESIRLKKLRAPGCTPDWKQLDIGQLAEEMIPLPGTGTWKWQVSTSNDSAQFYFNQGINLYYGFHIVESVPSFRKAQSFDPQCAMAYWGEALALGPNINDVGYTASIEAYTAAQKAASLSGNASAKEKALIEAMLVRYSKDSAANQANLNEGYTGAMKAVYTRFEKDPDIASLYADAQMLLHPWDYWNHDGSPRAWTPQLVSLLEKILKAHPNHPGASHYYIHAVEASPNPGRATQTADRLVGLAPGLSHMVHMPSHIYIRTGNYSKGITVNTMALEAYEQYKKLYPLVETKADLYDIHNRHMQSACAINQDDYAKAREIAFQTRNSFSADWLLFPGFAYYIQYMYMSPEIIMIAFQQWDEIIRQPDVDTAYHYANLLQHFAKGISYAKKGELSSAAASLEHLERMMKVPDLAIPIGPMNAPLSGASVAQALLKGCIEESRGNLAGAIASYKEAVTREDAMIYTEPKDWLLPARHFLADAYIRQQQWKVAEKTFRDDLAINPGNRYSLAGLNRVKQQSGR, encoded by the coding sequence ATGAAACCTTTCCTTTTCCTGCCGTTGGTGATCATGCTCTCATTGACCGCCTTTTTTTTCTCCCCGGCCAATCACCGGCCGGAAGGATCACCCCAAACACTTGAAAGCATCCGCCTAAAGAAACTTCGGGCCCCGGGCTGCACGCCTGATTGGAAACAATTGGACATTGGCCAACTGGCCGAGGAAATGATCCCATTGCCCGGGACAGGCACCTGGAAATGGCAGGTAAGCACCAGTAACGATAGTGCCCAATTCTATTTTAACCAGGGTATCAACCTGTATTATGGCTTCCATATTGTTGAATCGGTGCCCTCCTTCAGGAAAGCCCAGTCTTTCGACCCCCAATGCGCCATGGCCTATTGGGGTGAGGCCCTGGCATTGGGCCCGAACATCAATGACGTTGGCTATACCGCAAGTATAGAGGCCTACACCGCGGCCCAAAAAGCGGCCAGTTTATCTGGCAATGCATCTGCCAAGGAAAAGGCATTGATCGAAGCCATGTTGGTACGGTATAGCAAAGACAGTGCAGCCAACCAGGCCAATCTGAACGAAGGCTATACAGGGGCCATGAAAGCCGTATATACAAGGTTTGAAAAGGACCCTGATATCGCCAGTCTTTATGCCGATGCCCAGATGCTCCTGCATCCATGGGATTACTGGAACCATGATGGCAGTCCCAGGGCATGGACACCCCAACTGGTTAGCTTGCTGGAAAAAATACTGAAGGCCCACCCCAACCATCCGGGAGCCAGCCATTACTATATCCATGCGGTGGAAGCCTCACCCAACCCGGGCAGGGCCACCCAAACCGCGGACCGGCTGGTGGGCCTTGCCCCAGGGCTATCGCATATGGTACACATGCCATCCCATATCTATATCAGGACCGGCAATTACAGCAAGGGCATTACGGTCAATACCATGGCGCTGGAAGCCTATGAACAATACAAGAAACTCTATCCATTGGTAGAGACCAAGGCAGATCTCTATGATATCCATAATCGACATATGCAATCAGCCTGTGCCATCAACCAGGATGATTATGCGAAGGCAAGGGAGATCGCCTTCCAGACCAGGAATAGTTTTTCAGCCGACTGGCTGCTCTTCCCAGGTTTCGCCTATTATATCCAATACATGTACATGTCACCGGAGATCATCATGATCGCCTTCCAGCAATGGGATGAGATCATCCGCCAGCCGGATGTGGATACTGCTTATCATTACGCCAACCTGCTCCAGCATTTTGCCAAGGGTATTTCCTATGCCAAAAAAGGCGAACTGTCTTCAGCAGCGGCATCACTTGAACATTTGGAAAGGATGATGAAGGTCCCCGACCTGGCCATTCCCATTGGTCCCATGAATGCGCCCCTCTCCGGCGCCAGTGTGGCCCAGGCATTGCTCAAGGGCTGTATTGAGGAAAGTAGGGGCAACCTTGCGGGAGCAATAGCATCTTACAAGGAGGCCGTAACCCGGGAAGATGCCATGATCTATACCGAACCCAAGGATTGGCTGTTACCGGCAAGGCATTTCCTGGCAGATGCCTATATCCGGCAACAGCAATGGAAAGTAGCAGAAAAGACATTCAGGGATGACCTTGCGATCAACCCGGGTAACAGGTATTCACTTGCAGGACTGAACAGGGTAAAACAGCAATCAGGCCGGTAA
- a CDS encoding RNA polymerase sigma factor — translation MQTGLTEIEIIQRVLKGEHQLYVQLVNKYQNYVFTIALRYLSSREDAEEVAQDIFVKAYRSLGDFRGDSKFSTWLYTITTTSCITFLRKKKLEVHSLDDERVFTVADNIDSGMRANQVEQKSRVNMVNQAISLLSPEDAQVITLFYKGEQSLDEIAKIMGVETNAVKVRLHRARQRLKEKMEKHFAAEVKDIVS, via the coding sequence ATGCAAACCGGGCTAACCGAAATAGAGATCATCCAGCGCGTCCTCAAGGGCGAGCACCAACTCTATGTGCAACTGGTGAACAAGTACCAGAACTATGTGTTCACCATTGCGTTGAGGTATCTTTCCAGCAGGGAGGATGCCGAAGAGGTGGCACAGGATATCTTTGTGAAGGCATACCGGAGCCTGGGCGATTTCCGTGGCGACAGCAAGTTCAGCACCTGGCTGTACACCATTACCACTACTTCCTGTATTACCTTCCTCCGGAAGAAAAAGCTGGAAGTGCATTCACTGGACGATGAGCGGGTGTTCACTGTAGCCGATAATATTGACAGTGGCATGAGGGCCAACCAGGTGGAACAAAAATCGAGGGTAAATATGGTGAACCAGGCCATCAGCCTCCTTTCACCCGAAGATGCGCAGGTGATCACCCTTTTTTACAAAGGGGAACAGAGCCTGGACGAGATCGCCAAGATCATGGGTGTGGAGACCAATGCCGTGAAGGTAAGGCTGCACCGGGCCCGGCAGCGATTGAAGGAAAAAATGGAGAAGCATTTTGCCGCGGAGGTGAAGGACATTGTATCATAA
- a CDS encoding DUF6249 domain-containing protein — translation MQGPELLVPILVPLGGFAMVFGLVYLKSRENMAMIERGMNPKEFANRPAPYRNLKNGLLFLGAGIGLALAYFITQYVLHDDENPALWFALIGIGGGLGLIGSYRIEKKELLDKQDDRNNS, via the coding sequence ATGCAAGGACCAGAATTATTAGTGCCGATTTTAGTTCCCCTGGGAGGTTTTGCCATGGTATTCGGATTGGTTTACCTGAAAAGCAGGGAAAATATGGCCATGATCGAAAGGGGTATGAATCCCAAGGAGTTCGCCAACAGACCGGCTCCTTACCGTAACCTGAAGAATGGACTGCTCTTTTTGGGCGCCGGTATTGGATTGGCTTTGGCCTACTTTATCACCCAGTATGTTCTCCACGATGATGAGAACCCAGCCCTTTGGTTTGCCCTGATCGGAATTGGCGGCGGACTTGGCCTGATCGGCTCATATCGTATAGAGAAGAAGGAACTGCTGGATAAGCAGGATGACCGTAACAATTCCTAA
- a CDS encoding S41 family peptidase has product MKGRNKLQVWLPLLFAVIMVIGMILGYKLRDNTQTAKSLFHFSTRRSPIQEVLDLVMLKYVDRISTDTLGNDAIQDMLAKLDPHSNYIPAVHLKEVNEDLQGNFQGIGIEFQIFDDTVNVLSVLIGGPSDQAGLQVGDKFIRVGDSSVTKGITSEKIKKMLRGPAGSEVTTTILRNGQEKKVTITRGTIPLPSLDAAYMIQPGIGYIRLGKFSETTYEEFMAALEDLLGKGMKSMMLDLRDNGGGILTEAVDIADEFLDGDKLIVYTEGSHMPRQDYRCKRKGLFETGKVVVLTDENTASASEVLAGALQDWDRAEIVGRRSFGKGLVQEQYNLSDGSALRLTVARYYTPSGRSIQKPYDKGVDAYEQDIIDRYNHGELVNQDSNKVSNGKAYKTSKGRTVYGGGGIMPDYFVAFDTSTISDQLASLYRTNAISNFTYLYYVRNIQRMNQFKSPVDFAKGFEWTENDWKDFLVFAAADKGSLKGIPAKDRQFLLQRMKGLLARYRWRSSGYFQVMNTWDETLKKALTVAG; this is encoded by the coding sequence ATGAAAGGAAGAAACAAGCTACAGGTCTGGCTCCCGCTGCTTTTTGCGGTGATCATGGTCATAGGGATGATTTTAGGCTATAAGCTCCGCGATAACACGCAAACAGCCAAGAGCCTTTTCCATTTCTCTACCCGTCGTTCACCGATACAGGAAGTGCTTGACCTGGTGATGTTGAAATATGTTGACAGGATCAGCACCGATACACTTGGTAATGATGCCATACAGGACATGCTCGCCAAGCTCGACCCGCATTCGAATTATATCCCTGCAGTGCACCTGAAGGAAGTGAACGAAGACCTCCAGGGCAATTTCCAGGGCATAGGAATTGAGTTCCAGATCTTTGATGATACCGTAAATGTGTTGAGTGTATTAATTGGCGGCCCCAGTGACCAGGCCGGTTTGCAGGTAGGCGATAAGTTCATCAGGGTTGGTGACAGCTCTGTAACAAAGGGCATTACCTCCGAAAAGATCAAGAAAATGTTACGCGGGCCGGCCGGTTCGGAAGTGACCACAACCATCCTGCGCAATGGCCAGGAGAAGAAGGTAACCATAACCCGTGGCACCATCCCCCTCCCTTCACTGGATGCCGCCTATATGATCCAGCCGGGAATCGGTTACATCAGGCTGGGGAAATTCTCCGAGACCACCTATGAGGAATTCATGGCCGCCCTAGAGGACCTGTTGGGCAAAGGGATGAAGTCAATGATGCTGGACCTGCGCGATAATGGCGGGGGCATCCTGACCGAGGCGGTGGATATTGCCGATGAATTCCTTGATGGTGACAAGCTGATCGTTTATACAGAAGGTTCCCATATGCCCCGGCAGGATTACCGATGCAAACGCAAGGGACTGTTTGAGACCGGGAAAGTGGTGGTGCTGACAGATGAAAACACCGCATCAGCCAGTGAAGTACTGGCCGGCGCCCTGCAAGACTGGGACAGGGCGGAGATCGTTGGCCGCAGGAGCTTTGGCAAGGGCTTGGTACAGGAACAATACAACCTCAGTGATGGATCCGCCCTCAGGCTGACCGTGGCCCGCTATTATACGCCTTCAGGCAGGAGTATCCAGAAGCCTTATGACAAAGGCGTGGATGCTTATGAACAGGACATCATTGACCGCTATAACCATGGGGAACTGGTGAACCAGGACAGCAATAAGGTTTCCAATGGAAAGGCCTATAAGACCAGCAAAGGCAGGACGGTATATGGCGGCGGGGGTATTATGCCTGATTATTTTGTCGCCTTCGACACCAGCACCATTTCTGACCAGCTGGCCAGTCTTTACCGTACCAATGCCATCAGCAATTTCACCTACCTCTATTATGTCAGGAATATCCAGCGGATGAACCAGTTCAAAAGCCCGGTTGATTTCGCGAAGGGATTTGAGTGGACAGAAAACGACTGGAAAGACTTCCTTGTCTTTGCCGCAGCAGATAAAGGATCCTTGAAGGGAATACCAGCAAAGGACAGGCAGTTCCTGCTGCAGCGTATGAAGGGATTGCTGGCACGCTACCGCTGGAGGAGTTCAGGCTATTTCCAGGTGATGAATACCTGGGATGAGACCCTGAAGAAAGCATTGACCGTTGCCGGTTGA
- a CDS encoding N-acetylglucosamine kinase → MAILIADSGATKCEWCVVDKRKAKKTIFTMGISPYFLNSAQVEDIVRREVFPAVNRYKIEAIYYYGTGCKNPANRTMIRKAIQRVFPGIEVTVDNDLMGAARAVCLDGKGIACILGTGSNSCYYNGKKIVKNSPGLGYVLGDEGSGAYLGKKVLQYYLYETFDEELKYRFEEQYKLTSVDILDKVYKQPLPNKFLAGFTLFLAENRGHYMIENIIEDGLNDFFFQHVIRYNESWKYPIHFVGGVASGFRDVVRDLCSSYELEMGTILQNPMEGLIKYHKS, encoded by the coding sequence ATGGCCATACTAATAGCCGATAGTGGTGCTACCAAATGTGAGTGGTGTGTGGTGGATAAGAGGAAAGCAAAGAAGACCATTTTTACCATGGGCATCAGTCCCTATTTTCTCAATAGTGCCCAGGTGGAAGATATCGTGAGGAGGGAGGTTTTTCCTGCTGTTAACCGGTATAAGATCGAAGCTATCTATTACTATGGGACGGGCTGCAAGAATCCCGCCAACCGCACCATGATCAGGAAAGCGATCCAGAGGGTATTTCCTGGTATTGAGGTAACGGTTGATAATGACCTGATGGGGGCGGCACGGGCGGTATGCCTGGATGGTAAAGGCATCGCCTGTATCCTGGGTACGGGCAGCAACTCCTGCTACTATAACGGCAAGAAGATCGTTAAGAATAGTCCCGGACTGGGATACGTGCTGGGTGATGAGGGCAGCGGTGCCTACCTTGGCAAGAAAGTGCTGCAATACTATCTGTACGAAACCTTTGATGAAGAGCTCAAATACCGCTTTGAAGAGCAGTACAAACTGACCAGTGTTGATATCCTCGACAAGGTTTATAAACAACCCCTTCCCAATAAGTTCCTTGCCGGGTTCACCCTGTTCCTGGCGGAGAACAGGGGGCATTACATGATCGAGAATATCATTGAGGATGGCCTGAATGATTTCTTCTTCCAACATGTCATCCGGTACAATGAGAGCTGGAAATACCCCATCCATTTCGTAGGTGGGGTAGCTTCCGGTTTCCGCGATGTGGTACGCGATCTCTGTTCTTCCTATGAACTGGAGATGGGGACCATCCTGCAGAATCCCATGGAAGGACTGATCAAATACCACAAATCCTGA
- the murQ gene encoding N-acetylmuramic acid 6-phosphate etherase has product MPEFEKVTEQPSHYRHLEQMPIKDILENINKEDQSVPLAVQKAIPQIEKLVEVIADKMMAGGRLFYMGAGTSGRLGILDASEIPPTYGMPYGLVIGLIAGGEEAIQKAVENAEDSMEQGWKDLEMHFVSDKDVVVGIAASGTTPYVIGALQRCREKGIVTGSISCNPHSPVSQNADFPIEVVVGPEFVTGSTRMKSGTAQKLVLNMISTTVMIQIGRVEDNKMVNMQLSNEKLVDRGTKMVMERLKLTDYEQARNLLLKYGSVKKAVDSVAQ; this is encoded by the coding sequence ATGCCTGAGTTTGAAAAAGTAACCGAACAACCAAGCCATTACCGTCACCTTGAACAGATGCCCATCAAGGACATCCTGGAAAATATCAATAAAGAGGACCAATCGGTTCCCCTGGCCGTTCAAAAGGCCATTCCGCAGATCGAGAAGCTGGTTGAAGTGATCGCCGATAAGATGATGGCAGGCGGACGCCTGTTCTATATGGGCGCAGGAACCAGTGGCCGTTTGGGTATCCTGGATGCCAGCGAGATCCCGCCAACCTATGGCATGCCCTATGGACTGGTGATCGGCCTGATCGCGGGTGGGGAAGAAGCCATCCAGAAAGCTGTAGAGAATGCGGAGGATAGCATGGAGCAGGGATGGAAGGACCTCGAAATGCATTTTGTCAGCGACAAGGATGTAGTGGTAGGAATAGCCGCCAGTGGGACCACTCCCTATGTTATCGGTGCCTTACAACGCTGCCGCGAAAAGGGGATCGTTACCGGTTCAATTTCCTGCAACCCCCATTCACCGGTTAGCCAGAATGCGGACTTCCCCATTGAAGTGGTGGTGGGCCCCGAATTTGTGACTGGTAGCACCCGGATGAAAAGTGGAACGGCCCAGAAACTGGTACTCAACATGATCTCAACCACCGTGATGATCCAGATCGGCAGGGTAGAGGACAACAAGATGGTCAATATGCAGCTGAGCAATGAAAAGCTGGTTGACCGGGGCACTAAAATGGTGATGGAAAGACTCAAATTGACCGATTATGAACAGGCCCGTAACCTGCTGCTGAAATACGGCAGTGTGAAGAAGGCCGTGGATTCGGTTGCCCAATAA
- a CDS encoding T9SS type A sorting domain-containing protein, which translates to MKYRTWVLAVFALPLSLRAQQSAEAYAFTGSSRGETNWMNIRLIDLATGKVTGSVYHSEKDKKLIFDATSQRPFTGLPAKTQPVNGVQKEEGLVAACAFDRVNKRLYYTPMQVNQLRYVDLSGNIPRFFHITSQELNPGSDLGNVANQVTRMVMDGKGNGYALTNDAMHLIRFRVGEGTEIRDLGMVDDHPENAEVSIHNPCLSFGGDMVADKNGNLYLVTANHAIFFINVQAMQAKYLGMISGLPTGFTTNGVVADDEGNMVVGSANTTKGYYKVNLNTLVAERTGAGTDVFNASDLANGNLLFEKKAMEKRKPFVYELVRNDKIAIYPNPITDASFRLSFDEQPSGNYEVQVFDWNGRLVLQQPLRVLGKFQVEKLTLQKEPAKGVYLVKVTGKESKTVMATKLMVQ; encoded by the coding sequence ATGAAATACAGGACCTGGGTGCTGGCCGTTTTTGCCCTGCCCTTATCCCTCCGGGCTCAGCAATCAGCTGAAGCCTATGCGTTTACCGGAAGTTCCAGGGGAGAAACCAACTGGATGAATATCCGGTTGATCGATCTTGCTACAGGTAAGGTCACCGGTTCGGTTTACCATTCTGAAAAGGATAAGAAACTCATCTTTGATGCAACCAGTCAACGGCCTTTTACCGGGTTGCCTGCCAAAACGCAACCGGTTAATGGCGTACAAAAGGAGGAAGGACTGGTTGCAGCCTGCGCCTTTGATAGGGTCAATAAGCGCCTCTATTATACCCCCATGCAAGTGAACCAACTCCGGTACGTTGACCTTTCCGGCAATATTCCCCGCTTTTTCCATATCACTTCACAGGAGCTCAATCCGGGTTCCGATCTGGGCAATGTGGCCAACCAGGTGACCAGGATGGTGATGGATGGGAAAGGAAATGGGTATGCCCTGACCAATGATGCCATGCACCTGATCAGGTTTCGTGTTGGGGAAGGCACAGAGATCCGTGACCTTGGCATGGTGGACGACCACCCGGAGAACGCGGAAGTTTCCATCCACAATCCCTGCCTGAGTTTTGGCGGCGATATGGTGGCCGACAAGAATGGTAACCTCTACCTCGTGACCGCCAATCATGCAATATTCTTCATCAATGTTCAAGCCATGCAGGCCAAATACCTGGGGATGATCTCCGGCCTGCCAACTGGTTTTACGACCAATGGGGTGGTGGCAGATGATGAGGGTAATATGGTGGTAGGGAGCGCGAACACCACGAAGGGTTATTATAAAGTAAACCTGAATACCCTGGTGGCGGAACGCACGGGCGCTGGTACTGATGTATTCAATGCATCCGACCTTGCGAATGGTAACCTGTTGTTTGAAAAGAAAGCTATGGAGAAGCGCAAACCTTTTGTCTATGAACTGGTACGGAATGATAAAATAGCGATCTATCCCAACCCCATTACAGATGCAAGTTTCCGCCTGAGCTTTGACGAACAGCCTTCCGGTAATTATGAAGTGCAGGTATTTGACTGGAATGGCCGGCTGGTACTGCAGCAGCCTTTAAGGGTGCTTGGAAAGTTCCAGGTGGAAAAGCTTACCCTTCAGAAAGAGCCAGCCAAGGGCGTTTACCTGGTAAAAGTCACCGGTAAGGAATCGAAGACCGTTATGGCCACCAAGCTGATGGTGCAATAA